A region from the Candidatus Thiothrix putei genome encodes:
- a CDS encoding oligosaccharide flippase family protein: MSKNYTNSTLIRLFAIGLNALGAVLLLPFVLKSLGENAFGLWSMANAIVGYLLLLDFGIAYACTRYLALHGDDKRVWQMTLSTSMFLSLLLTGLLLLVAVLVQFSVPQLAITQQALREVITILLVEVALSVPLRLYQSILRAEVRYLEIGWFETVRISLRLLGIPLILWLGGGLIAILLYASAVNVLFFILMLISVYRRDKTVYVQWSAVDWQHLKALLSFSKYTALGQTADFFKYRTDNILVGVLIGIQAVAPYAIMIVLIDMLTQILMRFQSYWDTIIIRQVGEQRLASALDTLLTSLQIGVGLALLAVFNTWLVGETFLTLWVGQSYAYLALPLTIFTLTLLGLAVQLATTPYFNAVGKQKANALLGVSEMGIKLVLLWPFSTLFAADGIIYASVLAAFLATLLRMNSLAAALSVRPTRLWRMVACKTLPATLLVMSLWGLTFLGARAGLHGWVLLALMLTLETLLFFLILKKRHVPNHLLIFTTCLKPHSNTH, translated from the coding sequence ATGAGTAAAAATTACACTAACTCGACACTGATTCGCCTGTTTGCTATCGGCCTCAATGCCTTGGGTGCAGTGTTACTGTTACCTTTTGTACTTAAGTCACTGGGTGAAAATGCTTTTGGCTTGTGGTCGATGGCGAATGCTATTGTGGGTTATTTACTGTTATTAGATTTTGGGATTGCTTACGCCTGTACACGCTACCTCGCTTTACATGGCGATGATAAACGTGTTTGGCAAATGACGCTAAGTACCTCGATGTTCCTGTCACTGCTATTAACAGGTTTGTTATTACTCGTTGCGGTATTGGTGCAATTCAGCGTCCCACAACTTGCCATCACCCAACAGGCATTGCGGGAAGTGATCACGATTTTGCTAGTGGAAGTCGCCTTGTCTGTGCCGCTGCGGCTTTACCAAAGTATCTTGCGGGCAGAAGTCCGCTACCTGGAAATCGGTTGGTTTGAAACAGTGCGTATCAGCCTAAGATTGCTGGGCATACCCCTGATACTGTGGCTAGGGGGAGGGTTGATAGCCATCCTGTTGTATGCCTCTGCTGTCAATGTATTGTTTTTCATCCTCATGCTCATCAGCGTGTATCGGCGCGACAAAACAGTGTATGTACAATGGTCAGCCGTAGACTGGCAGCACTTGAAAGCATTATTAAGTTTCAGCAAATACACTGCACTCGGCCAAACAGCCGATTTTTTTAAATACCGCACCGACAATATATTGGTAGGTGTATTGATTGGTATTCAGGCCGTTGCACCCTACGCCATCATGATCGTGTTAATAGATATGCTGACACAAATTCTGATGCGCTTTCAAAGCTACTGGGACACCATCATCATCCGTCAGGTCGGGGAACAACGCCTCGCGAGTGCCTTAGATACCCTGTTAACCTCACTGCAAATTGGCGTGGGGTTAGCACTATTAGCGGTTTTTAATACCTGGTTGGTGGGTGAAACCTTTCTAACCCTGTGGGTCGGTCAGTCTTATGCTTACCTCGCCCTGCCGCTGACGATTTTTACCCTGACCTTGCTAGGGCTGGCGGTGCAATTGGCAACCACGCCGTATTTCAATGCCGTGGGCAAACAAAAAGCCAATGCACTGCTGGGTGTATCTGAAATGGGCATTAAGCTAGTCTTGCTTTGGCCTTTTAGCACCCTGTTTGCTGCTGATGGGATTATTTACGCCAGCGTATTAGCTGCATTCTTGGCAACACTGTTACGCATGAATAGCCTTGCCGCAGCCCTTTCTGTACGTCCGACCCGCTTGTGGCGAATGGTAGCTTGTAAAACGCTGCCAGCCACACTGCTCGTCATGAGCTTGTGGGGCTTAACATTCCTAGGCGCTCGTGCTGGTCTGCATGGCTGGGTTTTACTCGCACTTATGTTGACACTGGAAACTCTGCTGTTTTTTCTGATTTTAAAAAAGCGCCACGTACCAAATCATCTTCTTATTTTTACCACCTGTCTCAAGCCTCATAGCAATACCCATTAG
- a CDS encoding alpha/beta fold hydrolase, giving the protein MKIRHLIILAASLLLFPATLWAQTVVLVHGFQGNGMDWRKQGVTPVLQQYGWVDGGNVVMTPQGVYNLTPPGVKPERIFYTVELPPRAPIMLQTYWLNTYLQHLYEQRQEPLTLVGHSAGGLVARAWLVSANSVPVNALVTLATPHVGTPSADLASLATDTPMGFFAEMMGFGKWSGDADDLYDDMRVEKPGRFLYWLNHQRHPAIRYVSVVRDNQIRPDRFDFVVPNYSQDMNNTFALRGKSEYWTVQNSHFLGIRDGYVLARILAR; this is encoded by the coding sequence ATGAAAATTCGACATTTAATAATACTGGCAGCCAGCTTGCTGTTATTTCCTGCCACATTATGGGCGCAAACGGTGGTACTGGTACACGGTTTTCAGGGAAACGGCATGGATTGGCGCAAACAAGGCGTTACTCCCGTGTTGCAACAATACGGCTGGGTTGATGGTGGCAATGTCGTGATGACACCCCAAGGGGTTTATAACTTAACACCACCGGGGGTTAAGCCAGAGCGCATTTTTTACACGGTGGAGTTACCCCCCCGCGCTCCTATTATGCTGCAAACTTATTGGTTAAACACTTACCTGCAACACCTGTATGAGCAACGCCAAGAGCCACTGACTTTGGTGGGGCATTCTGCGGGTGGTTTAGTCGCACGCGCATGGTTAGTCAGTGCTAATAGTGTGCCGGTAAATGCCTTAGTGACGTTAGCAACCCCGCACGTGGGCACGCCGAGTGCCGATCTGGCGAGTTTAGCTACTGATACCCCAATGGGCTTTTTCGCAGAAATGATGGGCTTCGGCAAGTGGAGTGGCGATGCCGATGATTTATACGATGACATGCGTGTGGAGAAGCCGGGGCGTTTTCTGTATTGGCTGAACCATCAGCGTCACCCTGCCATTCGTTACGTGTCAGTGGTGCGTGATAACCAAATTCGCCCCGATCGGTTCGATTTCGTAGTACCTAATTACAGTCAGGATATGAATAATACTTTTGCATTGCGGGGAAAATCAGAATACTGGACGGTGCAGAACTCACACTTTTTAGGCATTCGGGATGGCTATGTATTGGCGAGGATTTTGGCACGCTGA
- a CDS encoding glycosyltransferase family 4 protein, giving the protein MSATPILSAYYRHKQGGFTTRLYRAWQALDAAGYTVFYIAAEPLPVTGKHIRPIILPMRSKASSVWYWPEFCWRAVREMRRLTREHQITQHFIFSFFYAVLSILSSMGLGVRTLTFIRGDDVFDSRKKRFAGLRIAFHRVLEKLGMRYSYRVITTSETMRAIINQRSGGNTKTVCLPNHIVTQPLALPRPDIRHDILRIATVSVVTPRKNIQFMLEALSQVSSTNWEYLVIGGDTSGVGYQAQLQAFIDKAGIADKVSFLGWQSDVASILQTCHLFVFPTLHEGSPNALLEAMGYGLPCLASDIPEIREVLPDRELLFPPNQHSVLINKLDKFLQLPGYATVLRSKTAACQARYRFDWNQHIVDLVAAAAVRP; this is encoded by the coding sequence ATGAGCGCTACCCCTATCTTGTCAGCATATTACCGGCATAAGCAAGGCGGGTTTACCACCCGCTTATACCGTGCCTGGCAAGCCTTGGATGCGGCAGGTTATACCGTCTTTTACATTGCAGCCGAACCCTTACCTGTTACGGGAAAGCACATTCGCCCGATCATTTTGCCAATGCGCTCAAAAGCCTCCTCCGTATGGTATTGGCCGGAATTTTGCTGGCGGGCGGTACGTGAGATGCGCCGCTTGACCCGTGAACACCAGATTACGCAACATTTCATATTTTCATTTTTTTACGCTGTTCTTTCCATTCTATCCAGTATGGGGCTGGGGGTACGCACCCTGACCTTTATACGCGGCGATGATGTTTTTGACTCGCGCAAAAAACGCTTTGCAGGGTTGCGTATTGCCTTTCACCGTGTGTTGGAAAAATTGGGAATGCGCTACTCTTATCGCGTGATTACCACCAGCGAAACGATGCGGGCTATCATTAATCAACGCTCAGGGGGAAACACCAAAACGGTGTGCTTACCTAACCATATAGTCACACAACCACTGGCCTTACCACGCCCCGACATTCGCCACGATATCCTGCGTATTGCGACAGTCTCGGTGGTGACACCACGCAAAAATATCCAGTTTATGCTGGAAGCCCTTAGCCAAGTAAGTAGCACAAATTGGGAGTATCTCGTAATCGGTGGCGACACCAGCGGCGTGGGGTATCAAGCCCAACTGCAAGCCTTCATTGACAAGGCAGGAATTGCCGATAAAGTATCCTTCCTCGGCTGGCAAAGTGATGTTGCGTCTATCTTGCAAACCTGCCATTTGTTTGTCTTTCCTACTCTGCATGAAGGCTCGCCCAATGCCTTGCTGGAAGCCATGGGCTATGGCCTGCCTTGCCTCGCCAGTGATATTCCTGAAATACGCGAGGTACTACCCGACCGTGAATTGCTTTTCCCCCCCAACCAACACTCGGTATTGATCAATAAACTGGATAAATTCCTGCAATTACCGGGCTATGCCACCGTGCTCAGGAGCAAAACTGCCGCTTGTCAGGCACGTTATCGCTTCGACTGGAATCAACATATCGTGGATTTGGTTGCTGCTGCGGCTGTGCGCCCCTAG
- a CDS encoding O-antigen ligase family protein — protein MRTFILWLFGLHFIFLAYLNNVYLAGLPVRSFLILLAGGLVLLLDSSVVARLRPVNVIYALLAILGLVVSLTNNVGVGGIISGEMRLLQSYLLLMVAYFILEQYGFRVLAFVLLSLALPSALIGILQGLGVHVAWEFHAILQEMQNKEISDEMRTQMAEVLDRPPGLTLYAIPQTYMLLSAMALMLYWVIKNPADQRTQWLGGLGCVILAGGIFASETRSAMGAALLMPALVYLRLFPARVIPLAGVAVLLGAMAYLLLPGNADVDSRLINLDDASAAGRSTLYKYGIELFWQKPWGYGFEFNTVEYAVEYFVNERNLFDYGPLEKAQYIVPVHNSILNLMHTYGFSGLLLLVYYLYRLIKGSWYRLAIIIATLVNSVFHNAGILSNDLFMDMVIAVMLYEIHREQPTA, from the coding sequence TTGCGCACGTTTATCTTATGGCTATTTGGCCTGCATTTTATCTTTCTGGCTTACCTGAACAATGTTTATCTGGCAGGTTTACCCGTCAGGTCGTTTCTGATTTTGCTGGCAGGCGGGCTGGTATTGTTATTGGATAGCAGTGTGGTTGCCCGCTTGAGACCGGTTAACGTGATTTATGCTTTGCTGGCTATTTTGGGACTGGTAGTTTCTCTGACCAATAATGTTGGTGTGGGGGGAATCATCAGCGGTGAAATGCGACTGTTGCAATCCTATTTATTGCTCATGGTGGCTTACTTTATTCTGGAACAATACGGTTTTCGGGTGCTGGCTTTTGTTTTACTGAGTTTGGCACTGCCCTCGGCCTTGATCGGTATTTTACAAGGGCTTGGCGTACACGTTGCCTGGGAATTTCATGCGATTCTTCAGGAAATGCAGAATAAGGAAATCAGCGATGAAATGCGCACTCAAATGGCGGAGGTACTGGATCGCCCACCCGGACTAACGCTGTATGCCATTCCCCAGACGTATATGCTGTTGAGTGCGATGGCGCTGATGCTTTACTGGGTTATCAAGAATCCTGCCGATCAGCGTACTCAATGGTTGGGGGGGCTAGGCTGCGTCATACTGGCGGGAGGGATTTTTGCATCGGAAACCCGCTCTGCGATGGGGGCTGCTTTACTAATGCCAGCCTTGGTTTATTTACGGTTATTCCCAGCGCGGGTGATTCCGCTGGCGGGGGTAGCCGTATTATTGGGAGCAATGGCTTACTTGTTGCTGCCGGGTAATGCCGATGTGGATTCACGCCTGATCAATTTGGATGATGCTTCCGCTGCGGGGCGTTCCACCCTTTACAAATACGGTATTGAACTGTTTTGGCAGAAGCCGTGGGGTTACGGTTTTGAGTTCAATACGGTGGAGTATGCAGTGGAGTATTTTGTGAATGAACGCAATTTGTTTGATTACGGGCCGTTGGAAAAAGCGCAGTACATTGTACCGGTACACAATTCCATTTTAAATTTGATGCACACTTACGGGTTTTCTGGATTATTGTTATTGGTTTATTACCTTTACCGTCTCATTAAAGGGAGCTGGTATCGGTTAGCTATTATTATCGCTACATTAGTGAATTCTGTGTTTCATAACGCCGGTATTCTGAGTAATGATTTGTTTATGGATATGGTCATTGCGGTCATGCTCTATGAAATTCACCGGGAACAACCCACCGCCTGA
- a CDS encoding polysaccharide biosynthesis tyrosine autokinase, with translation MKIAFIAIKGIDRIGGVETYTLELGKRLVDAGHQVIVYTIKTPQYSRPFFHEGMWIIPLPTLKHVYFEKMLLVALASFHQFTIKHLDIVHYQAIGPSLFSFIPRLAGRRTIFQSHGHEWAHAWNGLARIVFLLSEKLSFWFAHDSIAVSRSLRHYYHKKYRRDVTYIPSGITPRQSIPCQTISRYGIETDGYILFVGRLSKEKRVHDLLLAYQRLKTPPLKLVIVGNARAGDAYGDELRALAGNDSRIVFTGAVYGDELIEWYSNAYVYVLPSETEGLPITLLEAMSLGRCCIASNIEANVEALSNKGILFPVGDVNALSTHLQQVITNPAQVKHIGSILHQHVLSNYTWTLITEQFIRFYQKVMQPVSGQTANLLTMQGKQTMSINYPINRAADVTETTNMASIMLPEESRGYYAPPQQQIPFRQYWGALRHNLGPILLSAIGGALLLLVLAALTNSTYTAKSSIKVDTRSPMLLNYDVDTARPPSYIDETVFYNTQFKMLRSRDLAKRVIDKLAIRDSLLAERPFKPAMYVLTDPFNDLVKFVRSLLPTDGESSNATEQVTAEEIFLKNLSIKPVKSSRIIDIQYTGQNAEQARNVVQTLTQTFVEQQYEDRREVAENGKRFLNEQIYSAREKLQAAEAALIRYASVKNIVDTNADEPLIAQKLEALNKAYMAAKENRIRTQSQFNNKGELSGILNAEDDPVVQEHKQELGKLQGSYLSNLELFKPNYPAMLSLQEQIRSRERLIAEATALIRKNTVNNLRASFDAAQDEEQKLAKEIKLLEKELLTFRSDNIGYANLKRDVDSLRSLYEGLLQRLKEVSVVETVQSDNVSIVDTAVAPSRKDGPSYSKYLLLGLLSGLLLSSLLILMREIMQPKVRISADLQEAGGKYQVLHALPYNKAVSEGSTAILRPKAAVLWLDALRYLRTSLVLANHGKFPQVLHITSPLPGEGKSTVAVNLATLLASSGHKVLLIDADLRKPTVHKHLNLDNSSGLTNYLSGNLNQSPLYRIKSTRMLFAICAGPAILDPVEALSSSRMQSLLDKARELFDYVIIDAPPVLGMADSLLLSNRADGTLLIVANNTSTKQEVRTSIECLEKSHGKLLGLVQNMVPLRHISKTSNYSDGRNMLIPA, from the coding sequence GTGAAAATCGCATTTATTGCCATTAAAGGTATTGACCGCATTGGCGGGGTAGAAACCTACACACTGGAACTGGGCAAACGCTTGGTTGATGCAGGCCATCAGGTTATTGTTTACACCATTAAGACCCCCCAGTATTCCCGGCCTTTTTTCCATGAAGGCATGTGGATTATTCCATTGCCGACGTTAAAGCACGTGTATTTTGAAAAAATGCTGTTGGTTGCTCTTGCCAGCTTTCACCAGTTCACTATTAAGCACTTGGATATTGTGCATTACCAAGCGATTGGTCCTAGTCTATTTTCCTTCATTCCCCGGCTAGCAGGGCGGCGTACCATTTTCCAAAGCCATGGGCATGAGTGGGCTCACGCATGGAACGGTCTGGCACGTATTGTCTTTCTCCTGTCTGAAAAACTCAGTTTTTGGTTCGCTCACGATTCCATTGCAGTGTCGCGCTCGTTGCGCCATTACTACCATAAAAAATACAGGCGGGATGTTACCTACATTCCGTCGGGTATCACGCCGCGTCAATCTATCCCTTGCCAGACCATTTCCCGCTACGGCATTGAAACGGACGGCTATATTTTGTTTGTCGGTCGGTTATCCAAAGAAAAGCGGGTACATGACCTGTTGCTGGCCTACCAACGCCTGAAGACCCCTCCGCTTAAGCTGGTGATTGTGGGCAATGCGCGGGCAGGTGATGCTTACGGTGACGAATTACGTGCTCTCGCAGGCAATGACAGCCGTATTGTCTTTACCGGTGCTGTCTATGGTGACGAGCTGATTGAGTGGTACAGCAATGCCTACGTGTATGTATTACCGTCTGAAACGGAGGGGCTGCCCATTACCCTATTGGAAGCAATGAGCCTAGGGCGTTGCTGTATCGCAAGCAATATTGAAGCCAATGTGGAAGCATTAAGCAATAAAGGTATTTTATTCCCGGTGGGTGATGTCAACGCCTTAAGCACGCATTTGCAACAGGTGATAACAAACCCCGCCCAAGTAAAACACATAGGCAGTATTTTACATCAGCATGTGTTGAGCAATTACACCTGGACGCTGATTACCGAACAATTCATACGCTTTTACCAGAAGGTCATGCAGCCAGTCTCAGGGCAGACTGCAAACCTATTGACTATGCAAGGCAAACAAACAATGTCTATAAATTATCCTATCAATAGAGCCGCTGATGTTACCGAAACAACTAACATGGCTAGTATCATGTTGCCGGAAGAAAGTCGTGGTTACTACGCACCACCTCAACAGCAAATTCCGTTCCGGCAGTACTGGGGGGCATTGCGCCATAACCTCGGCCCTATACTGCTGTCTGCGATAGGGGGGGCATTATTACTGTTGGTGCTTGCAGCTCTGACTAATTCAACGTATACAGCCAAAAGTAGCATCAAAGTGGATACACGCAGCCCAATGTTGCTGAACTATGATGTTGATACTGCTCGACCGCCTTCTTACATTGATGAGACGGTTTTCTACAACACGCAATTCAAGATGCTTCGCAGCCGTGATTTAGCGAAACGTGTGATTGACAAACTGGCTATACGAGACAGTCTGCTGGCAGAACGTCCTTTTAAGCCCGCGATGTATGTCTTGACTGACCCGTTCAATGACTTGGTTAAATTCGTGCGCAGTCTGCTCCCCACTGATGGCGAATCAAGTAATGCTACTGAGCAAGTCACAGCAGAAGAAATTTTCCTCAAAAATCTCAGTATCAAACCGGTCAAAAGCTCACGGATTATCGACATCCAGTACACGGGGCAAAATGCTGAGCAAGCCCGCAATGTTGTTCAAACCCTGACACAAACATTTGTGGAACAACAATATGAAGACCGCCGCGAAGTCGCAGAGAACGGCAAGCGTTTCCTGAACGAGCAAATCTATTCGGCACGTGAAAAACTACAAGCTGCTGAAGCCGCCCTGATCCGTTACGCCAGTGTCAAAAATATCGTGGATACCAATGCAGATGAGCCACTCATCGCCCAAAAGTTGGAAGCCCTGAACAAAGCTTACATGGCAGCCAAGGAAAACCGCATTCGTACCCAAAGCCAATTCAATAATAAGGGCGAGCTTTCCGGTATCTTGAATGCGGAAGACGACCCGGTTGTTCAGGAACATAAGCAAGAGCTTGGCAAATTACAAGGTTCTTACCTGTCCAACCTGGAGCTATTCAAGCCAAATTACCCCGCCATGCTGTCGTTACAAGAGCAAATTCGCAGCCGTGAACGTTTAATTGCCGAAGCAACGGCGCTGATCCGTAAAAATACGGTCAATAACCTTCGCGCTTCCTTTGATGCTGCACAGGATGAAGAACAGAAGTTAGCCAAAGAAATCAAGTTACTAGAAAAGGAACTCTTAACGTTTCGCAGCGATAACATTGGTTACGCCAACCTAAAACGTGATGTGGACAGTTTGCGTAGCTTGTACGAAGGGTTATTACAGCGCTTAAAAGAAGTCAGTGTGGTCGAAACAGTGCAAAGTGACAACGTGAGTATTGTCGATACTGCCGTTGCACCATCGCGTAAAGATGGTCCTAGTTACTCGAAATACCTGCTATTGGGTCTGCTTTCTGGTTTATTACTGAGTTCATTGCTTATCCTCATGCGCGAAATCATGCAGCCCAAAGTGCGTATCTCCGCAGATTTGCAAGAGGCGGGGGGCAAATACCAAGTACTGCACGCACTGCCTTACAATAAAGCGGTAAGTGAGGGGTCTACTGCCATTTTAAGACCAAAAGCCGCCGTTCTCTGGCTTGATGCCTTACGTTATCTGCGTACTTCGCTAGTGTTAGCAAATCACGGCAAGTTTCCACAGGTATTACATATTACCAGCCCTCTGCCCGGTGAAGGTAAAAGCACTGTAGCCGTCAACCTTGCAACCCTTTTGGCTAGTTCCGGTCATAAAGTTCTGTTGATAGATGCTGATTTGCGCAAACCCACCGTCCACAAGCACCTGAATTTAGATAATAGCAGTGGCTTAACTAACTATCTGAGTGGCAATCTCAACCAAAGCCCGTTGTACCGGATAAAAAGCACCCGCATGTTGTTTGCTATTTGTGCTGGGCCAGCTATCCTCGACCCGGTAGAAGCACTCTCCAGTTCACGGATGCAATCACTGCTCGACAAGGCACGTGAACTATTTGACTACGTGATTATTGATGCACCGCCTGTATTAGGCATGGCAGATTCCTTATTGTTGTCCAACCGTGCAGATGGCACGCTCTTAATCGTTGCTAACAACACCTCGACCAAACAGGAAGTCCGTACCTCGATTGAGTGCTTAGAGAAAAGCCATGGCAAACTGCTCGGTTTGGTACAAAACATGGTTCCCCTTAGACACATTAGCAAGACATCCAACTACTCTGACGGACGTAATATGCTCATCCCTGCTTAA